From Roseateles sp. SL47:
GTGCCACCGTCTCCCGCATCATCAGGCAGAGGCTGGTCAGCACCGGGCCCAGCCCGAAACCGATGGACGTGCTGGCTGTCACCCAATTGGCGGCGCGGGACGCACGTGCATGGCCAAACAGCTCCAGCATGTAGGCGGTGGCGGTGGCGGACATCAATGCCGTGCCCGTCCCCAGGATGAATCGCGCCAGGGCCAGGGTGGTGACATGGGGAAACGCCATCATCAACAGCGTGCCCAGCGCCGAGAACACCAGCGCCAGCAGCATCACCCGTCGCCGGCCGATACGGTCCGACAGCCCGCCCAGCCCCAGCAGCACCGGCAGCACTCCCGCCACATAGAACGAAAAGGCAATGGTGGTGGCCATCACGCCCACACCGTCCGCTTGTGCATAGGTGGCGTACAGAGGCGCCTGGAGGTTGACGCCGGTGGTCATCACGCACAGCGCCACGGCCAGCCAGGCCGGATGTCGTGTGCTGGGTTGTTGGGGTCCCATACCTGCAAAAGCTCCCTCGTTGGCCTTGTTTCTGGAGGTGCGCCCCTAGACCGGTGGGTCCTGGGGCCTGCCTGCATTGCAGGATAGCCAGGACATGGGTACAAACACAGGCACAGTTCGACCATTCCGGAACCATCTGTACCCATCCGTTTTAGAAACAGTTTCCACCGCTGAGCCCGACCATGAATCTCCAGATCCAACGTGACTCCGACACCCCGCTGGCCGACCAGGTGGAGCAGGGCCTGCAGGCCCATATCGGTCGGCGTGTCTACGCGCCCGGAGCCCGGCTGCCCTCCATTCGCAGCCTGGCCAGTGACCTGGGGGTGAGCCGTAATACAGTGATCGAGGCCTATGACCGGCTGGTCACGCGCGGCCTGGCCCGGTCGCAACCGGGCTCGGGTTATTACGTGGAAGACGGCGCCGTCCGCTTCCCGTCGGCCGGCATGGCCAACCCGCGGGATGCGGAGAGCGTTACTGATGAGCTCTGGCATCTTTTCCGGGAGCAGAACGACAGCGTGAAGCTGGGCTGTGGCTGGTTGCCGGACAGCTGGCGCGAGAGCGAAGACATGGCCTATGCCATCCGCCAGACCGTCCGGCGGGACCGCAGCGGGCTGTTTGACTACGGCACGCCGCTGGGCAGCCCCAGCCTGCGCAAGGCCCTGAGCCGGCGCCTGTATGCCATGGACATCGAAGCCCCGGCCAATCAGTTCCTGCTGACCAGCGGCGCCAGCCAGGCGCTGGACCTGCTGGTGCGCCTGCTGCTGCGGCCCGGCGACACGGTGCTGGTGGAGACGCCGGGCTACTACAACCTGTTCGGGCTGCTCAAGCTGCAGGGCATCCAGATGGTTGGTGTGCCGCGCACCGCCAACGGGCCGGATGTGGAAGCCTTGGAGCGGCTGCTGGAGACCCACAAGCCCAAACTGTTCTTTGTCAACGGCGTCTTCCACAACCCGACCGGCAGCACCATCTCGGTGGCCACGGCCCACCGCATCCTGCAACTGGCGGAGCGGCACGATTTCAATGTGGTGGAAGACGACATCTATGCCGACTTCCAAAGCAGCGCCACACCTCGCCTGGCGGCGCTGGACCAATTGAACCGGGTGATCTACATCGGCAGCTTCTCCAAAAGCTTGTCGTGCTCGCTGCGGGTGGGCTTTGTGGCGGCGGCGCCGTCGCTGATCAAACGGCTGGTCGACTTGAAGATGCTGACCAGCATCACCTCGTCCCGCTTTGCAGAGGAGGTGCTGGCCGTGATGCTGGAGAACGGCAGCTATCGCAAGCTGGTGGAGCGGCTGCGGCGCCGCCTGGACCGTCAATTGGCCGTGGCCAGCCGATTGCTCACCACCGCCGGATGGCAGTTGTTCTGTCGCCCGACCGGCGGCATGTTCTTGTGGGCACGTTGGCCGGGCGTGGACGACGCGAATGAACTGGTCAAACGCGCGGCCGCGCGAGGCGTGAGTTTTTCCGCAGGGTCTGTCTTCACCCCGGATCTGGCCATGTGCCCCTGGCTGCGCATCAACGTCAGTTATGTGGACGACCCGCGCGCCATGGCCTTCCTGAACAAGCCGATGTGACGGCGCGGTGGCTTATCGCAACTGATTGCCTTCGTCAATCACCCCCTGGGCCGCCCCCAAGAGTCCGAAACCTTCAGATACATTCTCGGCACAAATGCTTGTCCGTCGGCTGAGACCGATGACAGGCCCCCAGGGCAAAACCGGCGCGAGCCGGTGACGCAAAGCTTCCGGTCTCGGAGTGCCTGAAACGGCGCACGAGATAGCGGGGCCGCCCATGCAGCACTGCTGCATGGATTGCTTCATTGGAAGTTTTGCGCGCCTTGGGTCGGGAAGCACCAACAAGAGCGTGATGGATGAAGCGGCGATATTCGCACCAGCTCGGGGAGGGCCTGGCGGGTGCAGGCAATTCCAATTTCTTTGTGACCTCTGCGTCGCGGGCTGCCCTGGCCTTGGGGCTGGGCACGGTGGCGGGGCTGGCCTGGGGCCAGGCCTTGCCTGCGGCCGGCGCGGTGGACCCGGACGCTCAGCGGCAGTTGCAACAGCAGCGGGAATCGCAGCAGCGGCAGTCGCTGGAACGCGAGCCGGACGTGCGCCTGCAGGCCAGCGCGCCGCCTAGCCGGCAGCGCCTGCGTGAGGACGAATCGCCCTGCTTCGTCATTCAGCAGATCGAGCTCAGGGGCGTCGAGAAGCTGCCGACCATTGCACGCATGGTGCGCACCCTGGATGGCCCAGCCGGGGACGATTCACCGATCGGCCGCTGCCTGGGGGCGCAGAGCATTGGCACGCTGGTCACCCGGCTGCAGGACGCGGTGATCGAAGCAGGCTACATCACCACCCGGGTGCTGGCGGCGCCGCAGGACCTCTCCACCGGCCGCCTGGTGCTGACGGTGGTCCCCGGCCGGGTTCACCGCATCCGCTTGCGCGAAGGCAGTTCACGGCAGGTGAGGCTGGCCAATGCGCTGCCCATTCGCGAGGGCGACGTGCTGAACCTGCGGGACATGGAGCAGGCGCTGGAGAACCTTCAGCGCGTGCCGGGCGCCCAGGCGGACATCCAGGTGCAACCGGCGCAGGACAACAGCGAGCCGGGCTGGAGTGACCTGGCCGTCAGCTATCAGGGGGGGCGGCAATGGCGCTGGCAATGGTCACTGGACGACAGCGGCAATGAATCCACCGGCCGTTATCCGCTGTCACTCACGGCTTCACTCGACCACCCGCTCACCCTCAATGACCTGTTCTATGTGACGGTCAGCCGCGATACGAGTGAACTCAATCGGCGCCTGCATGACAAACCCGGTCCACTTCCTGGAACCGGAGGCCATGTGGTGCATTACTCGCTGCCGTGGGGGCACACGCTCATCAGCAGCACTTTCAGCCGCAATGGCTATCAGCAGGTGGTGATTGGCGCCAACCAGCGGTATGTGTATCGCGGCACCAGCAGCAATGGCGAGGTCAAGCTGACGCGCATGCTATGGCGGGATGCGCAATACAAATTCAGCGGCTTTGCCAAGGTCCTTGGGCGCTCCTCGCGCAATTACATCGACGACACCGAGGTGGAAGTGCAGCGCCGCCGCGTGGGTGGTTGGGAAGCGGGGGTGACGCTCAAGCGGCAGGCGGGCGCCGTGTCCAGTGATGCCGAGTTGAGCCTGAAGCGAGGCACGGGGGCCTTCCATGCACTGGAAGCTCCGGAAGACGCTTTTGGAGAAGGCAGTTCGCGCATGAGCCTGCTGCAGGGCAGCTTCAGCGTGGCTGGCGCGGTGCCGCTGGGGCAGCGCAAGTTGCAACTGAGCACGCAATGGCGTGGGCAATACGCACTGCGCCCCTTGACACCGCAAGACCGCTTTGCGATCGGGGGCCGCTACACGGTGCGTGGATTTGGCCCAGATGCTTCGCTGTCGGCTGACAACGGGTTGCTGACCCGCAATGAAGCCGAATTGCCGCTGACGGGCATGGCTTCGCTCTACCTCGGCCTGGATGCCGGCGTGGTGTCCGGCCCCAGCGCGGGCCGACTGGCTGGCAAGCGCCTGATGGGTGCCGTCATCGGCACCCGTGTGCGGGCCGAAGGCCTGTCTCTGGATCTCTTTGCTGGCACGCCTGTGCAGCAACCCTCCAATTTCCCTGTCGCCCGTTTCACGGCCGGCTTCTCTTTGAGCTATTCGCGATGAACCGACTTCAGTACCGGATTGTTTTCAACAAGCAGCGGGGCCAACTGATGGCCGTGGCGGAGACAGTGCGCAGCCAGAGCAAGGCGGCGGGGCAGACCGGCCATCCATCCCTGCGCGCAGTGAAGTCCGCAGACGGGGTGGAACCCACCGCTTGCGGCCCGCCCAGCCTCATCGCCATCGCGGCGGCGTTCGCCGTGGGCGCGGTGCTGACGCTGCTCCCGGTGCCGCCCGCCCAGGCGCAGGTCAAGGCGGATCCCAACGCACCCAAGAATCAACAGCCAACGGTGCTGACGGCACCCAACGGCACGCCCTTGGTCAACATCCAGACGCCGAGTTCGTCGGGCGTCTCCCGCAACACCTACAGCCAGTTCGATGTGAACGGCCAGGGCGTCATCCTGAACAACTCCCGCACGGACACCAGCACGCAACTGGGCGGCTGGGTGCAGGGCAATCCGTGGATGGCCAAGGGGGAAGCGCGGGTCATTCTGAACGAGGTCAACAGCAGCGCGCCCAGTCAGCTCAAGGGCTATGTGGAGGTGGCGGGGCGCCGGGCGGAGGTGATCATTGCCAATCCGGCCGGCATCCAGGTGGATGGCGGGGGCTTCATCAATGCAAGCAGCGCCACGCTGACCACGGGCACCCCTCGTTTCGATGCCGCCGGCCATGTGACCGGCTTTGGTGTGCAGGGGGGATTGATCCGCATCGACGGCGCCGGGCTGGATGGCAGCCAGACCGACTACACGGCGCTGCTGGCCCGCGCGGTGGAACTCAATGCCGGGTTCTGGGCCAAGGAGGCGCGTATTCAGACCGGCACAGAAGTGATGCCGGTGGTGTCAGCGGGTGGCGCGGACGCCGGGCAGGGCGCTGGTGAGGCACTGGCCCCGACGGGCGAGCGGCCGCGTTATGCACTGGACAGCACCGCGCTGGGCGGCATCTATGCGCAGCGGATCACCTTGGTGGGCACCGAGGCCGGGCTGGGGGTGCGCCAGGCCGGGCAGATGGTGGGCGGTCAGTTGAAGCTGGATGTCAACGGGTGGCTGGACAATAGCGGCACCCTGTATGCACAGGACGGCGGGGCTGATGCGCTCCATGTGAATGCGACTTCCGGCGTCCACAACAGCGGCACGATGGCAGCGCGGGGCTCGACGACGGTGAGCGGCGCCCAACTTCAGGGTGAGGCCGAGAGCCTGACGGCGGCCGGACTGAACGAGGACGGCACGCTGGTCGTTGGTAGCGGCACCTTGAGCCTGCGGGCGGGGGACAGCCTGAGGCAATCCGGTCAGATGCTGGCGGGGGACCGCGTAGAGGTCCAGGCCAAGGCTGTTGATGTGTCGGGCGCTTCGGTGCAGGGGCGCCAAGTATCCCTGCAAGGGGACGTGCTGCGCGCGGACGGCGCGCAACTGGCTTCCACCGGCGCCATGCAGTTGCAGGCGACGGGTGGCTTGTTTGCCACACAGGCAGCCCTCCAGGCTGGCGACTTGACCGTCAGCGCCGCAACCCTTCAGCTAGAAAAGAGCGAGCTGTCTTCCGCTGGCACTCTGACGCTCACCACCAGCGGGCTGTTGAACACCCGTGGCGCCTTGGTGGCCGGGGATCTTCTGCAGATCACCGCAGGTGAAGCGGACAACCAGGGCGGTGAATGGCTGCACCTGGGGGCACAGCGCTTCAACGCGACGGTTGCGGGCACACTGACCATGACGGGTGGACGCCTGGCGACCAATGCCCAGGACATGACCGTGAACGCCGGCCAGCTCACGGGTGCGCAGGCCAGCCTGGAGCACTACGGCACGGGTGTGTTCAGTGTCACGGCCGCGTCGGCGGACCTGGGAGGTGCACAGCTCACGTCTTACGGAACGCTGGATCTGCAAACCCAGTCGCTGCAACTGGATGCGGTGGATGCGTTGGTGCGGGCCGTCCACTTGCAGGCCGATACCGTGTCCCTTCGGCAGGCCCTGGTACGCAGCGCCAGCACGGCGAGTGTCACGGGCGCCGTCATCGACCATCGTGGTGGGCAACTGGTCGGTGACCAGGGTGTTTCCATCACCGCCTCAACATCGTTCCTCAACGATGGCGGGCAGATCCATGCCGCCAGCGGTTCGGTGGATATCACTGGTGATGCCGACATCAGCAATCGCGCAGGGGTACTGGCCGCGCAGGGCACGGTCAGTGTTGCCGGTGTCTCGCTGACCCAGGCGAATGGGGCCTCGATCAGCGGGAAGGATGTGAAGCTCCAGCTGCGAGGTTCCTTCAGTCAGGATGCAGTGGGTGCGGACACGGCCAGCTCCTCGGTGGCGGCCGCACGCGACCTGAACATCCAGGCTGACACCATGACGCAGGCGGGCGTAATGCGTGCAGGCAACGCCCTGGTACTGTCGGTGGCGCAGACAGCCGCGTTGGGCGGCTCCATCTACAGCCAGGGATCGCTCCAACTGCACGCTGGCGGTGCGGTGACCGTCAACGGGCTGCTGGGGGCGCAGGAAAGCGTCACGGCGACAGCCTCGCGCTTCACCACCAGCGCCACATCCACCGTGGCGGCGGGCCTTGGTACAGATGGGCAGATCAACACCTCGGGTGCCCTGAACATCAGTGCAGCGGACGAACTGCGCCTAGCGGGCCTGCAGTTGGCGGGGCATGCCCTCTTGCAGGGCGCGCGGCTGGATCTCACCAGCACGCAGCTCTCCACCGGCAGCTTGATGCTGCGCTCCGGCGGCGCGTTGATCACCGAGGGGGCCACGCTGCAGACTGGTCAACTGGGCGTGCAGGCCACGGATTGGCGCAACAGTGGCGGCAAGGTGGCCGTCAGCGGCACCGAGTCACTGCAGGTGACGTTGGTCGGAAACCTGAACAACCGCCAGGGCAGCCTGCAAACCAACAGCGCGCAAGCTTCGCTCACGGCCGCCAGCGTGGACAACACCGGCGGCGTGATCAGCACCAGCGGCGGTCTGTTGAGTCTGCAGGCCGACCACTGGCAGAACCAGTCCGGCGTGCTGGCTGGTGCCGGGGCGGTGACTGCACGGGTCGGAGAACTACTCAACGCGGACGGTCAATGGAGCGGCCAAATCCTGACGCTGGATGCCGACCGGCTGAGCAACGTCGGCAGTGGCCTGATCTCGGCGTCCCAGACGTTGCAGGTCGACGCCGGGGAACTGCACAACAGTGGCACCTTGTATTCCCATGGCAACCTGGGCATCAGCAGCCGGGGTGTGCTGGAGAACAGCGGCCTGATTCGTGGTTTTGGCGTGTCCACGCTGCAGGCGGATCAACTTCTACAGGGCGGCACGGTAGCATCGCAGGGCAACCTGACGGCCACGGCGCGTGAGATCAGCAGCGCCGGCACGTGGGCGGCGGGCCTGCAGGCCGACAACACCTGGGCGGCGACGGGTAATCTGACCCTGTCCGTACAGGACAGCCTGCAGCACAGTGGCACCGCGATCGCAGCGGGGCTCCTGCAGATGACCGGCGCGCAACTGCAACTGCAGGGCAGCCAGGCGCGGGCCCGCGAAGTTGCCTTGCTCTCCCAGGGGGACCTCCGACTGGATCACGCCACGATGGCGGTGAATGGTGTGATGTCCCTGGGGGCACAGTCCACGCTGAATACGGAAGGTGCGAGCCTCAGTGCGGCGGATGTGACCCTGGCGGCGGCGGACTGGCGTCATGCCGGTGGAACCTTGTCGCAGACCGCCGCAGCAGGGCGATTGCAGGTGGATGTGGCCGGCCAGCTCGACAATACGGGCGGCAAGATCGAAGCCAATGCGGCCACCGTGGACCTGCGCGCCGCTACGCTGAACAATGCCCAAGGCAGCATCATGCATGCGGGTGCCGGTGGTCTCCGGCTGGCGGTGGGTACCCTCTACGGCGCCCGGGGTGAACTGCTCAGCAATGGCGCACTGACACTGACCGCCAACGGTGGCGTTGATGTCAGCAACGCTCGGGTCCAGGCACAGCAGGTGGTGCTGGCCGCGGATTCGCTTCAAAACCAGGCTGGACAAATCACCGGCGTGGTGGGTGTGCAGCTCACCGTGGCCCAGAGGCTGGACAACACCAGTGGCCTGCTGCAAAGCGGTGGCGACCTGCGGCTGCAGGCGGGGACCCTCGAGAACCGGGATGGGCAGATCGACGGTGAGGCGGTTCACCTCTCCGGCAGCGACCTGAGCAACACGGGGCAGGGTTTGGTGAACGCACGCCAGGCGCTGCACATCGAGGCCGGTCAATTCACCAGCACGGGTTCGCTGCAAGCGGGAGACACGCTGTCCGTGAGCACCGAAGTGGCTTTTGTCCAGGGTGGGCTGCTCTATGCACAGCGGGCGGTGACGGTCCAGGCCGGTGGCCTGTTGACCCAAACCGGACTGCTGGCCTCCGCTGACGCCGTCACCCTCCATGCGCGGGACCTGGCGGGCAGCGGCCAGATCGTGGCCGGTCTCCGTAACGACAACACCTTGGGAACATCCGGTGATCTGACCGTGGTCGGGACGGGCGCTGTGCAGCACAGCGGGCAGTTCCTTGCGGCGGGGGCGCTGTCTGTCACGGGCGCTTCGTTGTCCTTGCAGGGGAGCCAGTCCCAGGCGCAGGCCGTGGCCATGCGGGCCAGCCAAGGGGATCTCCGTCTGGAGGGCGGTGCCGTCATCACCTCCGGGCTGCTGGACCTGCAAAGCAACAGCACCCTGGATTCCAGTGGTGCGGCGCTGAGCGCAGCGTCGGTGAATCTACAGGCGCAGGACTGGCGAAACATCGCCGGCCAGCTGGCGCAGACGGATGCGGCAGGCATCTTGAACGTCGCCGTGCAGGGTCTGATCCAGAACCAGGACGGCCGCATTGCCGGCAATGTGAGCGACCTGACGCTACAGGCATCACAGATCAACAACACCCATGGCGCGGTGGTGCATGCGGGTGCGGGTGTGTTGACGCTGCGCGCCGATCAACTCGACGGCAGCCAGGGGCAGATTCTCTCGGCCGGAAGCATTGCGCTGTCGGTGACGGGCGCGGCGGACCTTTCGGCGGCGACGACGCAGGGCCAAGGCATCACGTTGGAGGCTACCAGCCTGAACCATCAAGGCGGCCAATGGCTCAGCGCGGGCGGCACACGCCTGGCGGTGACGGGCGCCATGGACAACACCCATGGGCAGATCCAGTCCGCCGCAGATGTGGTGATCCATGCGGGCAACGTGACCAACCAGGACGGCCAGTTGAGTGGACAGATGCTGGACCTCACCACCGGCACCCTGAACAACGGCGCCAACGGCCTGGCACTGGCGCAGCGAGGTTTGACACTCACCGTCGACCGACTGACCAATGTCGGTTCCTTGCAGTCCCAGGGTACGCTGGCCTTGAACGTGACTGGCACCATGGGCAATGCCGGGCAGATCTACAGCCAGGCGGACGCCATCGTCTCCGTGGGCGGCGTGCTGACACATTCCGGCCTGTTGGCAGCACAAGGTTCGCTGACGGTATCCGCAGGGGCCATCAACAGCGCTGGCGTGCTGGCCGCAGGCTTGAAGCCGGACAGCACCCTGGCCGGCCAGGGGCATCTCAGCCTTCAGGCACAACAGACGCTGCAGCACAGTGGCGCCACCATCGCCGCAGGCCAGTTGGACGTGAGCGGCGCGGCCCTGCAGTTGCAGAACAGCCAGATTCAGGGGCAGTCCGTCCATCTGACGGCGGCATCGGGCGGGCTTCAGATGGATCACGCCATTGTGGCGTCCGGCGGCGACCTCACGCTGCACAGCCTGGCGGGCATGCTGGTGACGGATGATGCGACCCTGAGCGGCGCCTCCGTGAACCTGCGCGCGCAGGATTGGCGCAATTTGGGTGGCACGGTGGGGCAATTGAGCGCCAGCGGTCAACTGGTGGCCGAGGTCGCAGGTAGCCTGAATAACGAGCGTGGCGCCATTGAAGCCACGGGCGGCGCCCTGACGCTGACGGCTCAGTCGATCACCAACAGCGACGGACGCATTGCACAGGCCGCCGCTGGCGCGCTGACCGTGCGAGCCGGCAGCCTTCAAGGGCAGCAAGGCGAGTTGCTGACCAATGGCACGCTGACGCTCCAGGCGAACGGCGCGGTCAGCCTGGCCCAGGCGCTGACGCAAGCGCGGGATCTCTCTTTGACGGCGGCATCACTGGATCATCAGGGGGGCCAACTGCTGAGCACCGGCACCGCCAACCTGCAGGTCCAGGGGCAGGTCAACAACACCGGCGGCACGATGGTGAGCGGCGCGCTGATGGACCTGCACGCCGGCAGCCTGGTGAACAACACCGGTGGCCTGATGCAGAGCGGTGGCGGGCTCCAAGCCCGTGTCGACGGCACGCTGGAAAACCAGGGCGGCAGGCTCCGCTCGGGCGGGGACCTGCTGATCACCAGCGCACGCCTGGACAACCGAGGTGGCGAGGTGGGTTCGGATCGCACCCTGACGGCGCAGATCACCGGCGACCTCCTGAACACGGGCGGGAACCTCATAGCGCAGCGCGCGCTGACGGTAACCGCCAGCACGCTTGGCAATCAGCACGGTCAGATCGCCAGCCTGCAAGACGGCGTGACGATGACAACCCAGGGTCAGCTCGACAACACTGGTGGCCTGGTCCAGGCGCAGGGAGGCCTGAAGGTGCGCACCAACGGCGGCGCATTGATCAACGCGCGTGATGCTGCGGTGACCACCTCGACGGGCATTCATGCCCAGGGTGGGATGACCATCGAAGCGGGCGCCCTCAGCAATGAATCAGGAATCAGCGCGGCGGCTGGCGCCAGCCTGACATCGTCCAGCCTGACCAACCGGGGGGAGATTTCGAGCGGCACGACGTTGCAGCTGATCACAGCAGGCACCTTGAACAACCAAGGGGGGCGTCTGATCAGCCTGGGCACGTTGGACGCCACAGGGCAGCAGGTACTGAACCAGGGTGGGCTTCTTTATGGTGGCCAAACCTTGACGGTCCAGGCCGCCACGCTTCTGGACAACATCAATACCAGTGGCACGGGCCAGGGCCTGCAGGGCGGAGCGGTGACGCTGCGCGCCGAGCAGGTGGACAACCGCGCTGGGCAGGTGCTGGCGAACGGAGATTTGCAGATCACCGCCCATCAATGGGTGAACAACAGCGGGGGACAGCTCGGCGCGGGTGGGCGACAGGTCATTGGCGATGGTGGCGCGGTCAGTGCCAGCGCCTTGTTGATGAACAACGTCGGCGGTCGTGTCTGGTCCGGGGGCGACTTCAACTTGACCGCACGGCAACTAGCGGACGGAGTGGCCGGGCAGATCAGCAGTGGTGGCAATCTGGGGCTGAGCCTGCAGGGTGACCTGACCTATGGCGCGGGTAGCCAATTGGCATCCACGGGCAATACCGTGCTGACGGTGACTGGCAACTTCACCAACCAGGGTGTCCTGCGCAGCGGCGGCACCCTCTCCGTGAGCGCTGCCAAAATCGATAACCAGGCCAGCGGCGAACTGAGCGGCGTGGTGACGCTGCTCAGTGCTGGAGGATCGCTGACCAACCGCGGGCTCATTGATGGCGACGGCGTGTCATTGACGGCTGGCCAGTTGATCAATGTGGGAACCGGGCGGA
This genomic window contains:
- a CDS encoding PLP-dependent aminotransferase family protein encodes the protein MNLQIQRDSDTPLADQVEQGLQAHIGRRVYAPGARLPSIRSLASDLGVSRNTVIEAYDRLVTRGLARSQPGSGYYVEDGAVRFPSAGMANPRDAESVTDELWHLFREQNDSVKLGCGWLPDSWRESEDMAYAIRQTVRRDRSGLFDYGTPLGSPSLRKALSRRLYAMDIEAPANQFLLTSGASQALDLLVRLLLRPGDTVLVETPGYYNLFGLLKLQGIQMVGVPRTANGPDVEALERLLETHKPKLFFVNGVFHNPTGSTISVATAHRILQLAERHDFNVVEDDIYADFQSSATPRLAALDQLNRVIYIGSFSKSLSCSLRVGFVAAAPSLIKRLVDLKMLTSITSSRFAEEVLAVMLENGSYRKLVERLRRRLDRQLAVASRLLTTAGWQLFCRPTGGMFLWARWPGVDDANELVKRAAARGVSFSAGSVFTPDLAMCPWLRINVSYVDDPRAMAFLNKPM
- a CDS encoding ShlB/FhaC/HecB family hemolysin secretion/activation protein; translation: MKRRYSHQLGEGLAGAGNSNFFVTSASRAALALGLGTVAGLAWGQALPAAGAVDPDAQRQLQQQRESQQRQSLEREPDVRLQASAPPSRQRLREDESPCFVIQQIELRGVEKLPTIARMVRTLDGPAGDDSPIGRCLGAQSIGTLVTRLQDAVIEAGYITTRVLAAPQDLSTGRLVLTVVPGRVHRIRLREGSSRQVRLANALPIREGDVLNLRDMEQALENLQRVPGAQADIQVQPAQDNSEPGWSDLAVSYQGGRQWRWQWSLDDSGNESTGRYPLSLTASLDHPLTLNDLFYVTVSRDTSELNRRLHDKPGPLPGTGGHVVHYSLPWGHTLISSTFSRNGYQQVVIGANQRYVYRGTSSNGEVKLTRMLWRDAQYKFSGFAKVLGRSSRNYIDDTEVEVQRRRVGGWEAGVTLKRQAGAVSSDAELSLKRGTGAFHALEAPEDAFGEGSSRMSLLQGSFSVAGAVPLGQRKLQLSTQWRGQYALRPLTPQDRFAIGGRYTVRGFGPDASLSADNGLLTRNEAELPLTGMASLYLGLDAGVVSGPSAGRLAGKRLMGAVIGTRVRAEGLSLDLFAGTPVQQPSNFPVARFTAGFSLSYSR